In Oryza sativa Japonica Group chromosome 3, ASM3414082v1, one DNA window encodes the following:
- the LOC4334483 gene encoding uncharacterized protein translates to MPPPPPPHPLPSPCRRRRCLLLLLLSRLLLSSASSLEEGRVLTVGEELMGETMPLRHGSRLYRLDGTRPSAWYEVKISYPASIPSSFSIRLVDDPHSVEDLGSMNRRLLNTEKIIFKAQSSRPVYVLVTVEPEGVVAKPNVPERELAMFNIVCDELMLGIPHFAWWVGIGSLFCIALASVAPYFLPLHKLLNYEATELSDDFAAKLS, encoded by the exons atgccgccgccgccgccgccgcatcccctcccctcaccatgccgccgacgccgctgcctcctgctcctcctgctcTCCAGGCTGCTGCTCTCTTCAGCAAGCAG CTTGGAGGAGGGGAGGGTCCTCACCGTCGGCGAGGAGCTGATGGGTGAGACGATGCCGCTGCGCCACGGAAGCCGGCTGTACAGGCTCGACGGGACGCGGCCGTCCGCGTGGTACGAAGTCAAGATCTCCTACCCGGCCTCC ATACCGTCGAGCTTCTCGATCCGGCTTGTGGACGATCCTCACTCTGTGGAGGATTTGGGGAGCATGAACAGGAGGTTGCTCAACACGGAGAAGATAATTTTCAAGGCTCAGAGCAGCAGGCCA GTTTATGTTCTTGTCACGGTGGAGCCTGAAGGGGTAGTTGCAAAGCCAAATGTGCCGGAGAGAGAGCTTGCGATGTTCAACATTG TTTGCGACGAACTTATGCTTGGGATCCCACATTTTGCCTGGTGGGTTGGAATTGGATCTCTGTTCTGTATTGCGCTGGCATCTGTGGCTCCCTATTTTCTCCCTCTGCACAAGCTACTTAACTACGAAGCCACAGAACTGAGTGATG
- the LOC4334481 gene encoding hydroxyproline O-galactosyltransferase GALT6, whose translation MRRPPAAGATCRRFAIRGFVAVFLVYVLAALALESPLLVVPTPVPGAGAATAASRPLHLDGSGERGRGSAPARPLKRPHRETLSAAGRSSRRLPGIVSGLDLRRLNATRSGSLRKVAAEAAAAGARVFSELQTLAGTVTELDATGEEERSRCPHSIVLTGDEFRVKGRTVELPCGLTLGSYITVAATPRAAHADRDPKITLVREGDEPIMVSQFMMELQGLKTVDGEDPPRILHFNPRLRGDWSGKPVIEQNTCYRMQWGTSLRCEGWRSRADEETVDGMVKCEKWIRDDEERSEQSKTSWWLNRLIGRTKKVSVDWPYPFVEDCMFVLTLTAGLEGYHVNVDGRHVTSFPYRTGFVLEDATGLSLNGDLDVQSVFAGTLPTAHPSFSPQKHLEMLPIWQAPPLPDEPIEIFIGILSAGNHFAERMAVRKTWMSAAQKSSNVVARFFVALNSRKEVNAELKKEAEFFGDIVIVPFMDSYDLVVLKTVAICEYGVRVVSARYIMKCDDDNFVRLESVKDELKKIPRGKSLYVGNMNYHHKPLRTGKWAVTYEEWPEEDYPTYANGPGYVISSDIAASIVSEFTAHKLRLFKMEDVSMGMWVERFNNTRHVQYVHSIKFCQFGCIDDYYTAHYQSPRQMLCLWDKLQSGKAQCCNMR comes from the exons ATGCGGAGGCCACCGGCTGCCGGCGCGACGTGCCGGCGTTTCGCGATCCGGGGGTTCGTGGCGGTGTTCCTCGTGTACGTGCTCGCGGCGCTCGCGCTCGAGTCGCCGCTGCTGGTGGTGCCCACGCCCGTGCCGGGAGCCGGGGCGGCCACCGCGGCGTCGCGGCCGCTTCACCTCGATGGCTCGGGCGAGCGCGGGCGCGGCAGCGCGCCGGCCCGGCCGTTGAAGCGTCCCCACCGGGAGACGCTCtcggcggcggggaggtcgTCGAGGCGGCTGCCCGGGATCGTCTCCGGGCTCGACCTCCGCCGCCTCAACGCGACCCGCTCCGGCTCGCTCCGCAAGGTCGCCGCGGAGGCCGCTGCGGCCGGGGCTCGCGTCTTCTCCGAGCTGCAAACCCTCGCGGGCACCGTGACTGAGCTGGATGCgaccggggaggaggagaggagcaggTGCCCTCACTCGATCGTCCTCACCGGCGACGAGTTCCGGGTGAAGGGGCGGACCGTGGAGCTGCCGTGCGGGCTGACGCTCGGGTCGTACATCACGGTggccgccacgccgcgcgcggcgcATGCCGACCGAGATCCTAAAATCACGCTGGTGCGGGAGGGGGACGAGCCGATCATGGTGTCGCAGTTCATGATGGAGTTGCAGGGGCTCAAGACGGTGGACGGTGAGGACCCGCCAAGAATCCTCCACTTCAATCCTCGCCTCCGCGGCGACTGGAGTGGCAAGCCTGTGATCGAGCAGAACACATGTTACCGAATGCAGTGGGGAACTTCTCTCCGCTGCGAGGGCTGGAGGTCCCGTGCTGATGAGGAGACCG TGGATGGGATGGTGAAGTGTGAGAAATGGATTCGAGATGACGAGGAGAGGTCAGAACAATCAAAGACGTCATGGTGGCTCAACCGCCTCATTGGCCGAACAAAGAAGGTCTCTGTTGATTGGCCATACCCGTTTGTGGAGGACTGCATGTTCGTTCTTACTCTTACCGCCGGGTTGGAGGGTTACCACGTGAACGTTGATGGACGACACGTCACATCATTTCCGTACCGCACT GGATTTGTGCTTGAAGATGCCACTGGCTTATCATTGAATGGGGATCTTGATGTGCAATCGGTGTTTGCAGGGACTTTGCCCACTGCACACCCTAGCTTTTCACCTCAGAAACACCTAGAGATGTTGCCTATTTGGCAGGCCCCTCCCCTTCCAGACGAACCAATTGAGATTTTCATTGGCATCCTGTCAGCAGGCAACCATTTTGCTGAACGTATGGCTGTGAGGAAGACATGGATGTCTGCTGCCCAGAAGTCCTCGAATGTCGTGGCCCGTTTTTTTGTTGCCCTG AACAGCAGAAAAGAAGTCAATGCAGAATTGAAGAAAGAGGCAGAGTTTTTTGGGGACATTGTTATTGTGCCATTCATGGACAGCTATGACTTAGTTGTTCTAAAGACTGTGGCAATATGTGAATATGGG GTGCGTGTTGTTTCCGCTCGATATATAATGAAGTGTGATGACGATAATTTTGTTAGACTTGAATCAGTGAAGGATGAACTTAAGAAAATACCAAGAGGTAAAAGTCTCTATGTGGGAAACATGAATTATCACCACAAGCCATTGCGCACTGGGAAGTGGGCTGTCACTTATGAG GAGTGGCCAGAAGAGGATTACCCAACATATGCAAATGGTCCTGGCTACGTTATATCTTCTGATATTGCTGCTTCCATTGTGTCAGAATTTACAGCTCATAAATTAAGG CTCTTCAAGATGGAAGATGTGAGCATGGGCATGTGGGTTGAGCGGTTCAATAACACCAGACATGTTCAATATGTTCACAGTATCAAGTTCTGCCAATTTGGATGCATAGATGATTACTACACTGCACATTACCAGTCACCGAGGCAAATGCTATGTTTGTGGGATAAGCTGCAGTCTGGGAAAGCACAATGTTGCAATATGAGATAG